A genomic window from Vigna radiata var. radiata cultivar VC1973A chromosome 2, Vradiata_ver6, whole genome shotgun sequence includes:
- the LOC106754047 gene encoding uncharacterized protein LOC106754047, with protein sequence MKFLFEFVSCCGFATLRTPERAVLALEEERSFVPEAAPTVSVRRPRRKRQRMGSAEWKPSLGPISEDGGTQAKESPRKNTGTSPARDSKKRTTAKVRYRSYSDGSSMPTMIPTFSPTPFMF encoded by the exons ATGAAGTTTCTCTTTGAATTCGTTTCATGTTGTGGCTTTGCCACGCTGCGCACGCCGGAGCGAGCCGTATTGGCGCTGGAGGAGGAGAGGTCGTTTGTTCCTGAGGCGGCGCCCACCGTGTCTGTTCGCCGCCCTCGCCGTAAGAGGCAGAGGATGGGCTCGGCGGAGTGGAAGCCGTCTCTGGGACCGATCTCAGAGGACGGCGGGACTCAGGCGAAGGAGAGTCCTCGGAAAAACACAGGGACGTCCCCCGCGAGGGACTCAAAGAAGAGGACCACCGCCAAGGTTCGCTACCGCAGTTACAGTGACGG GTCATCCATGCCCACGATGATACCAACTTTTTCTCCGACGCCATTTATGTTCTAA
- the LOC106753027 gene encoding AT-hook motif nuclear-localized protein 26-like has translation MSQNNSKPPIIITHDRANAFKTHEMEVTDGYNIIDNVSTFTSRHQKGICIMSGTGTAPKKAYVPSVSPTATTLTIPSVGQWFLLWKESAGEEGGCCGGGLGCCEGSIRRGFLTRFLSRCHEDGVAA, from the exons ATGTCGCAGAACAACTCTAAACCCCCTATCATCATCACTCACGACAGGGCTAATGCCTTCAAAACGCATGAAATGGAAGTCACCGATGGCTACAACATCATCGACAATGTCTCCACCTTCACAAGCCGCCACCAAAAAGGCATATGCATCATGAGCGGCACCGGAACCGCCCCCAAAAAGGCATATGTGCCTTCAGTCTCGCCAACTGCTACCACCTTGACCATACCTAGTGTAGGACAATG GTTTCTGTTGTGGAAGGAGAGTGCCGGTGAGGAGGGTGGTTGTTGCGGTGGGGGATTAGGTTGTTGCGAGGGGTCTATTCGAAGGGGTTTCTTGACGAGGTTTCTATCGCGGTGTCATGAGGATGGTGTGGCGGCATGA